TTCCGTCAATGCGCGGTTCATCACAATCGTCGCATCCAGGTGGGCGAATGTCGTCGCTGGCGCCGGGTCGGTTAGGTCATCAGCCGGCACGTACACTGCCTGCACTGAAGTAATTGAGCCTTTTTTCGTGCTAGTAATACGCTCCTGCAGTGCACCCATTTCTTGCTGCAAGTTCGGCTGATAACCCACAGCACTCGGCAAACGACCAAGCAGGGCAGACACTTCGGCTCCCGCCTGCGTAAAGCGAAAAATATTGTCAACAAACAATAGCACGTCCTTACCTTCATCACGAAACGCTTCAGCAATCGCCAGTCCGCTCAACGCCACGCGTAGACGCGCTCCTGGCGGTTCATTCATCTGCCCAAAGACAAGCGATGTTTTGTCGAGCACGCCGGCGTCTTTCATCTCGTAGTAGAGGTCATTACCCTCGCGCGTACGCTCGCCGACACCGGCAAATACTGAGTTGCCGTCATGGAACTTTGCAATATTATTAATCAGCTCCTGAATCAGCACCGTCTTGCCGACACCTGCACCCGCGAACAAACCAGCCTTACCGCCCTTGGTAAGCGGCGCAATAAGATCAATCACCTTGATGCCTGTTTCTAAAATCTCCGTCTTGTTTGACTGTTCAGTCAGCTCAGGCGGTTGGCGGTGAATCGGCGCGCGACGTACATCCTTTGCGATTTTTTCACCGTCAATCGGTTCACCAACCACATTGAACATTCGCCCCTGAGTCGCTTCACCAACCGGCACGCTAATCGGCGCACCCGTTGCCGTTACGTCCTGCCCGCGCCGCAAGCCGTCAGTGCTTTGTAGGCTAATGGTTCGCACCGTATGCCTGTCTAGATGCTGCGCCACCTCTAACGTGACTATTTGCTCGCCACGGGTAACCGTTAGCGCGTCGTAAATCGCCGGCAATTCTGTGTCGTTAAACTCGACGTCAACTACTACGCCCATGATTTGGATAATTTTTCCTACTTTTTTACTCATGACCTTCTCCTTGTTTCAATACGTCAATCAATTCTGCAACATCACCATTAGGCAACACAATTCCGCCAAGTGCCGCAATTTCAGGCGCTTTCGTACTCACACCGCCATCAGGCTCTTCAAGTAAATACGTTGGTACGCCGCTTATATACGCCACTGTCATCTCCATCAGCGTATTTACGCCAATATAGCCAGGTTTGTTATTCTTTTCATAATTACACACTAATATCGCACGCGAGCGCGCAATATTCGCAAAATGCCGATCCATATAATCTTTTTTCTTTGCAAGCACCTGATCCTCAGTGAGCGATGACCAGTCGACATTTTCCTCAATAGCGGGAACACGAACACGCAGCCCGGCTGCTTCAAGCGTTCGAGCGACTGCCGCGAATTTCTCTTGATGCGCCATTGACCCGCAAATCGTAACATCAACCAAATCTGGATTATACTGGTTCACCAGTTGTGCTATTCTCGTCATCGCATTGCCTCCACGCCAGCGCTAATCTCTGTCAACTCTTGCGTAATTGCCGCTTGTCGCGCCTTATTCATTTCAAGTGTCAGCGCATCAACAAGATCAGTCGCGTTATCGGTAGCGTTTTTCATAGCGAGCATGCGCATACTATGCTCGCTGGCGCGCGAATCCATCAATGCCTGGAACAGGCGCGCACTAATTAACCGATAGGCAATATCGTCGATAATCTGCTTCGGGCTCGGTTCAAATCTTGCTTCGGCAATATCAGGCTGCACATTATCAGTTGGCGTGAAGCCAGCAGGGAACAGGCGTACTACGTCTGCTCGCTGCGTTAGACTACTAACAAACCGCGTAAAAATGACGTCCACAGCATCAACTTGATTCGCTTCAAACATATCTTTCGCAGTGTTCAGAATCGCGTGAAACTCAGCACCCGAAAAATGATCCGGCAGATCCTCATAGGTACCGACTATTTCCGTGTCTTTGATGCGCGTTGCCGCCTGAGCAATTTTACGCCCTACTGCAATCGTTTTATTTGCAATATTTGCCGCATCGTCGGACTTCAGCTCGTGCACGTAAGACTTCAGAATATTTGCATTATACGCGCCCGCCAAACCCTTATCGCTCGCGACGACGATAAGCAAGCGAGACTTCACTGGACGCACCGTGAACCATTTATGTCCGTTCGTCGCACCTTGTGCCGCTAGATAAGTCAGCAGTTCGCGTGCCGCTACTGTATATGCCTGCGAGCTCTTTGTCGCCTCTTGCGCTCGGCGCATCTTGCTCGCCGCTACCATCTGCATCGCCTTAGTGATTTGCTTCGTGCTTTTCACCGAGCGAATGCGCGATTTTAGTTGCTGGGTAGACGCCATTTACTCCTCGTACCCTTTCGCAATTGCTTTAGCAGCGTCTCTCACGATTTTTGCAATTTTTTCATCTTCGCCAAATTTTTTATCACCCTTTGCAAGCGCGCGCATATCATCTTTGTGTTCAGCCCACAAGCGCTCCAATAGTGCTTGCTGCGCCTCTTTAATCTTTGCTGCCGGCACATCATCGAATAACCCTTCGCTCACTGCCGCGATTGATGCAACTTGCTCCCAAACGCTCATTGGCTGATACTGCGGCTGTTTGAGCAGCTCTGTTAAGCGCTGGCCGCGCTCAATTTGCGATTTCGTCGCGTCGTCCAAATCCGAACCAAACTGCGCAAAACTCGCAAGCTCGCGGAACTGGCTGAGGCCAAGCTTTAGGTTGCCGCTGACCGACTTTACCGCCTTTGTTTGTGCAGCACCACCGACACGCGACACGCTCAAGCCTGCAGAAATTGCCGGGCGAATGCCTTGATAAAACAGATCTGTCTCCATAAAAATCTGGCCGTCTGTAATAGAGATCACATTGGTCGGAATGTAAGCAGAGATGTCACCTGCCTGCGTTTCGATAATTGGAAGGGCAGTTAACGACCCGGCGCCTAATTCATCTGATAATTTTGCAGAACGCTCCAACAAACGCGAGTGCAGGTAGAATACATCGCCCGGAAACGCTTCGCGACCCGGCGGGCGGCGTAACAGTAGCGACATCTGGCGGTATGCCACGGCGTGCTTCGTTAAGTCATCGTAGATCATTAGTGCATGCTTACCACTATCGCGGAAGTATTCGCCCATTGACGTGCCGGCGTATGGCGCCAAATATAGCAGGGAAGCTGAGTCGCTCGGACTCGTTGCCACAACAATTGTTTGATTCATCACGCCTTCGGACTTCAGGCGTTCGACCAGTCGGGCAATTTTTGATAATTTCTGACCAATCGCTACATACACGTTAACAACGCCGGTTTTTTGGCGCGCTTGATTAATCATCGTATCAAGCGCAATAGCGGTCTTGCCCGTCTGACGGTCGCCGATAATTAACTCGCGCTGTCCACGCCCAATCGGGAACATAGCATCAATCGACATAATACCAGTCATCAGCGGCTCGTGCACGCTCTTTCGACCCATCACGCCAATAGCTTCGCGCTCTACCGGCAAACGATGTTTTGCTTTAATCTCCGAGCCACCATCAAGCGGTTGTCCAAGCGGATTGACCACTCGTCCAAGCAATTCTTCGCCAACCGGCACGCTAAGCACTTCGCCCTTCAGCTTGACTCTATCGCCAGCCGCTACACCCTGGTCGCTGCCTAGCAGCACTGCGCCGATTTCGTCTTCCATCAGGTTCAGCACGAACGCTTCGACAATACCGTTAGCTGTTTGCACTTCCAGCACTTCCGAATAGCCCGCCTGGCGCAGCCCATATACCCAAACTACGCCGTCGCCGACGCGTGTCACGATACCGACTTTTTCTAATCCTTCTTTCGCCTCAAGTCCCGCGATCGCCCGCCGCAGGCTCTCAGACAATTCCGCCACTGCGTTATCAGCCATATTGCTCCTTTACTTCGCGCCCTTGAGGGCGATTAATTTACGTTGAATCGTGTCGTCAAACTCGCTATCGGGCAAGGTAATTTTCACGCCGCCAATAACATCCGGATTGATGCGCTCGCGAAAATGCGTCTCGTGCCCTCCAGCGAGTGTACGTATACGCGCGCGCAGCTCATTGCTTAGCTGGTGCGCCGAAATTGTTTCAATGACGACGACGCCGCGCGCTTGCAACTCCTCTTCAATCGCTGCGACAACCAAATTCGCCGTACGCGTCGCTTTTGTTTCGATCAAATACGCCGCAATTTCGCGCAGCAATAAACCGCAATCGCCACCCGCCGTCAATACATCAGCCGCGTAGCTCGCAATTCGTCGCCGCGAAATCACCTGCGCCATTTATTGCAGCTCCCTGAGGTTTTCCTCAATCAGCTGCTTATCTTTGCGCGCATCAACAGTGTGGCGCGTTACGCTCGCAGTCGCCTCAACCACTAAGTCAATCATTTCGCTGCGCAAATTTTTCTTTGCTGCTGCTAATTCTGCCGCCACATCACGCCGCCCATTCTCAATAATCTGCTTCGCTTGTGATGACGCTTTTGCCTCAGCATCGGCTATCATATCTGCCGCTTCTTGCTTTGCCGACGACACAATCGCCCGCGACTTACGCTGTACATCTTTAAGCATTGCTGCGGTGCGCGCTTCGCTTTCGTCGGCCGCTTTCTGTGCCTGCCGTGCTGCTTTGGCGCCCGCTCTAACTTCGGCATCCCGTTTATCCAGCGTCTCAACAAGCGGCGGATACACAAACTTGCGGAGTAAAACGAGCAATACTAGAAACGCAACCGTTTGCGAGCCAAGCGCCTTCCAGTCAAGTCCGAGCGACGTGAACATATCCGCTTTTTCCGCGTGCACCGCCGCAAACTGTGTCACACTTTCTATCACGATGTACCCCTGCTACTACATAACCTTTCCGACAATCGCTGCAACGAAACCGATAATTGCGATCGCATCAATAAACGAAATACCGAGCACCATCATTGTGCGCAAATCGTTAATCTTTTCTGGATTACGCCCAGCCGCCTTCAGCGCTGACGCGGCGACAATTGCTGCACCAGTTGCTGCAAATGCCGCTGGAACTATGTAGGTAAGAGTAAATGCTAGTGCTTCCATAATTGATATTCTCCTTATAAATTATGCTGTTATCGTTTTATACTTCACCCTCTGCTGCTAATTTTGAATTATCAGTAAGAGAATGATCGGGTGTATTATGAGACTCATCATGGTCGCCATGCGGCACAAGACCCAGGGAAATAAACACTGTTGACAACATAAAGAAAATATACGCTTGAATACCGCCAATGAACAGTTCAAAGAAATAGAACGGCTGAAGCGCTACCGGAGAAGCAAACTGTGCCATATATGAAATTACTATCAGTAGAATCTCACCGGCTAATACATTGCCGAATAAGCGGAAACTCAGACCCAACATGCGCGAGAACTCTGCTACCAGTTCCAAGATACCGACAAACGACATAATCGGATCACGCAGCGGGTTTACAAAGTAACGCCCCATATTACCACGAAAGCCCATATACTTAAACGCATACACCTGCGCCGCGACAATAGTCACGATCGCCAATCCAAACGTCATGTTTAAGTCCGCTACGCCACCACGCAATAGGGGAGTGCCGTGCTCGCCAACTGTGATCGGGCCAACAACAGGCAACAAGCCTAACCAATATTGTGCCACCACAAAAAAGAATATCGTAATCGTTAACGGTGCAACTCGTCGCGCCCACACCTCATCTTGGATCACCTGCTTAACTGTGCCGTACAGCCCTTCAAACGTCCACTGCATCAAGCGCGTTGCAAATGTATGTTTTTTACGCCCCAGTACCGCCAAGCGCATCCGAAACATCAGCCACACGAGCACGATTAGTCCAAACGCGCCGAGCACCTGCGAATTCGTTACTGTAAATCCGCCAATCGTTGCGACTGTATCAGCTTTTACCGAGATATGCGGACTAGCCGCCGCAAATGTCGCCATAACAGTGTCAGTCACCGTCGCACTTGCACTAGATACCAATGTTGTACTGTTAGATATCATTATGCCCGTACCGCCTTTCGTCGCGCACCACCAATGATTTGCCGCCTTACGAGCACAAACGCGCCAGCAAACCCTAGCGCGATACCGCCAAACATTAGCCATGGTTTCGTACCAAACTGCATATCTAGCCACACGCCAGCCAGCGT
This portion of the TM7 phylum sp. oral taxon 349 genome encodes:
- the atpG gene encoding ATP synthase F1 subunit gamma, whose protein sequence is MASTQQLKSRIRSVKSTKQITKAMQMVAASKMRRAQEATKSSQAYTVAARELLTYLAAQGATNGHKWFTVRPVKSRLLIVVASDKGLAGAYNANILKSYVHELKSDDAANIANKTIAVGRKIAQAATRIKDTEIVGTYEDLPDHFSGAEFHAILNTAKDMFEANQVDAVDVIFTRFVSSLTQRADVVRLFPAGFTPTDNVQPDIAEARFEPSPKQIIDDIAYRLISARLFQALMDSRASEHSMRMLAMKNATDNATDLVDALTLEMNKARQAAITQELTEISAGVEAMR
- a CDS encoding F0F1 ATP synthase subunit A, which codes for MATFAAASPHISVKADTVATIGGFTVTNSQVLGAFGLIVLVWLMFRMRLAVLGRKKHTFATRLMQWTFEGLYGTVKQVIQDEVWARRVAPLTITIFFFVVAQYWLGLLPVVGPITVGEHGTPLLRGGVADLNMTFGLAIVTIVAAQVYAFKYMGFRGNMGRYFVNPLRDPIMSFVGILELVAEFSRMLGLSFRLFGNVLAGEILLIVISYMAQFASPVALQPFYFFELFIGGIQAYIFFMLSTVFISLGLVPHGDHDESHNTPDHSLTDNSKLAAEGEV
- a CDS encoding AtpZ/AtpI family protein, producing the protein MSKPFGDSGSRAAGATSSASVPVPAIMATMAGTTWRMFTPSVGLTLAGVWLDMQFGTKPWLMFGGIALGFAGAFVLVRRQIIGGARRKAVRA
- a CDS encoding F0F1 ATP synthase subunit delta, with the protein product MAQVISRRRIASYAADVLTAGGDCGLLLREIAAYLIETKATRTANLVVAAIEEELQARGVVVIETISAHQLSNELRARIRTLAGGHETHFRERINPDVIGGVKITLPDSEFDDTIQRKLIALKGAK
- a CDS encoding F0F1 ATP synthase subunit alpha: MADNAVAELSESLRRAIAGLEAKEGLEKVGIVTRVGDGVVWVYGLRQAGYSEVLEVQTANGIVEAFVLNLMEDEIGAVLLGSDQGVAAGDRVKLKGEVLSVPVGEELLGRVVNPLGQPLDGGSEIKAKHRLPVEREAIGVMGRKSVHEPLMTGIMSIDAMFPIGRGQRELIIGDRQTGKTAIALDTMINQARQKTGVVNVYVAIGQKLSKIARLVERLKSEGVMNQTIVVATSPSDSASLLYLAPYAGTSMGEYFRDSGKHALMIYDDLTKHAVAYRQMSLLLRRPPGREAFPGDVFYLHSRLLERSAKLSDELGAGSLTALPIIETQAGDISAYIPTNVISITDGQIFMETDLFYQGIRPAISAGLSVSRVGGAAQTKAVKSVSGNLKLGLSQFRELASFAQFGSDLDDATKSQIERGQRLTELLKQPQYQPMSVWEQVASIAAVSEGLFDDVPAAKIKEAQQALLERLWAEHKDDMRALAKGDKKFGEDEKIAKIVRDAAKAIAKGYEE
- the atpD gene encoding F0F1 ATP synthase subunit beta, with protein sequence MSKKVGKIIQIMGVVVDVEFNDTELPAIYDALTVTRGEQIVTLEVAQHLDRHTVRTISLQSTDGLRRGQDVTATGAPISVPVGEATQGRMFNVVGEPIDGEKIAKDVRRAPIHRQPPELTEQSNKTEILETGIKVIDLIAPLTKGGKAGLFAGAGVGKTVLIQELINNIAKFHDGNSVFAGVGERTREGNDLYYEMKDAGVLDKTSLVFGQMNEPPGARLRVALSGLAIAEAFRDEGKDVLLFVDNIFRFTQAGAEVSALLGRLPSAVGYQPNLQQEMGALQERITSTKKGSITSVQAVYVPADDLTDPAPATTFAHLDATIVMNRALTEIGIYPAVDVLDSSSNSLDPEIVGDEHYAVAREVQRVLQQYKELQDIIAILGMEELSDDQKQTVARARRLQRFLAQPFHVAEQFTGNPGSYFKLEDTIRDAKDILSGKYDDKPENWFYMSPVPLSEKKD
- the atpF gene encoding F0F1 ATP synthase subunit B, with product MIESVTQFAAVHAEKADMFTSLGLDWKALGSQTVAFLVLLVLLRKFVYPPLVETLDKRDAEVRAGAKAARQAQKAADESEARTAAMLKDVQRKSRAIVSSAKQEAADMIADAEAKASSQAKQIIENGRRDVAAELAAAKKNLRSEMIDLVVEATASVTRHTVDARKDKQLIEENLRELQ
- a CDS encoding H(+)-transporting ATPase, with the protein product MEALAFTLTYIVPAAFAATGAAIVAASALKAAGRNPEKINDLRTMMVLGISFIDAIAIIGFVAAIVGKVM